Proteins co-encoded in one Acidithiobacillus caldus ATCC 51756 genomic window:
- the ubiG gene encoding bifunctional 2-polyprenyl-6-hydroxyphenol methylase/3-demethylubiquinol 3-O-methyltransferase UbiG: MNVDSTEIEKFGAMAQDWWDDKGPLRTLHQINPVRLEFIRRGCGGRLEGLRVVDVGCGAGILSEAMARAGAKVLGVDLAESALAAARKHAEQGDQDLSKTLEYRAIAVEDLAAEAAGSFDVVTCMEMLEHVPEPQSVVRACAKLLRPGGQVFFATINRNPKSYLLAILGAEYVLGLIPRGTHDYEKLIRPSELLDMARTAGLQLEELKGMHYDPIRGRARLVDDVSVNYLCRSRRVDSA, encoded by the coding sequence GTGAACGTAGACTCCACGGAAATCGAAAAGTTTGGCGCCATGGCGCAGGACTGGTGGGACGACAAGGGTCCTCTTCGGACTCTGCACCAGATCAATCCCGTGCGGCTGGAATTCATCCGGCGCGGCTGCGGTGGTCGTCTGGAGGGCCTGCGGGTGGTGGATGTGGGCTGCGGTGCCGGCATCCTCAGCGAGGCCATGGCCAGGGCCGGAGCGAAGGTCCTCGGCGTGGACCTGGCGGAGTCCGCTCTGGCAGCGGCACGCAAGCATGCCGAGCAAGGAGACCAGGATCTGTCCAAGACCCTGGAATATCGCGCCATTGCCGTCGAGGATCTCGCCGCTGAGGCTGCCGGGAGCTTTGATGTCGTCACCTGTATGGAGATGCTGGAGCACGTGCCGGAGCCCCAGAGCGTCGTCCGTGCCTGTGCCAAGCTGCTGCGCCCGGGCGGGCAGGTCTTCTTTGCCACCATCAACCGCAACCCCAAGAGTTATCTGCTGGCCATCCTGGGCGCCGAGTATGTGCTGGGCCTCATCCCCCGGGGTACCCACGACTACGAGAAATTGATCCGCCCAAGCGAACTCCTGGACATGGCCCGGACGGCAGGATTGCAGCTGGAGGAGCTCAAGGGCATGCACTACGACCCCATCCGTGG
- a CDS encoding TRZ/ATZ family hydrolase, translating to MSEKTVVEYVLAAPWLVPIRPHGVLEQHGLAIGQGRICDLGPQVELRARYPSARWIDLPHHVLLPGLVNSHTHAAMSLLRGLADDLPLMTWLEQHIWPAEGRFVGPEFVATGTRLAIAEMLRGGTTCFNDMYFYPEAAAQAVVESGIRASLGQVVIDFPTAQSRDAGDALRRAEMQILQLRDLPRIRQSIAPHAPYTVPDHALREAKALARSHGLFLHMHVHETAQEVENALSQDGRRPLQRLDELGLLDEHFLAVHMTQLTTEDLDLVAQRGLRLAHCPESNLKLGSGIADVAQWQARGIPFGIGTDGAASNNDLDLFGELRTAALLAKGRDGDTMALAAAVALEAATLGGAMACGWGDSIGSLEIGKLADCIAVDLDHPATQPLYDPISQLVYCAGRDQVSHVWVNGELLVNEGRWTRLDWPGLRAQAQTWARRIAAKDRQA from the coding sequence GTGTCCGAAAAGACCGTCGTAGAGTACGTTCTGGCGGCGCCGTGGCTTGTCCCCATCCGCCCCCACGGGGTTCTGGAGCAGCACGGGCTGGCCATTGGCCAGGGGCGCATTTGCGATCTGGGTCCGCAGGTCGAGTTGCGCGCGCGCTACCCCTCTGCCCGCTGGATCGATCTTCCCCATCATGTGCTCCTGCCGGGGCTCGTCAACAGCCACACCCACGCGGCCATGAGCCTGCTGCGCGGCCTTGCCGACGATCTGCCGCTGATGACCTGGCTCGAGCAACACATCTGGCCCGCTGAAGGGCGTTTCGTGGGGCCGGAGTTTGTCGCCACGGGAACCCGGCTGGCCATCGCCGAGATGCTGCGCGGCGGCACCACCTGCTTCAACGACATGTATTTCTATCCCGAAGCGGCGGCGCAGGCCGTGGTGGAGAGCGGCATCCGTGCCAGTCTGGGCCAGGTGGTGATCGATTTTCCGACGGCGCAGAGTCGGGACGCCGGCGACGCACTCCGGCGTGCGGAAATGCAGATCCTGCAGCTGCGCGACTTGCCGCGGATTCGCCAGAGTATCGCTCCGCACGCGCCCTACACGGTCCCCGACCACGCGCTGCGTGAAGCGAAGGCGCTTGCCCGCAGCCATGGGCTTTTTCTGCACATGCACGTGCACGAGACGGCGCAGGAAGTCGAAAATGCTCTTTCCCAAGACGGACGGCGGCCCCTGCAGCGGCTGGACGAACTGGGTCTTTTGGATGAGCACTTTCTCGCCGTGCACATGACGCAGCTGACGACGGAGGATCTGGATCTCGTGGCGCAACGCGGCCTGCGCCTTGCGCACTGTCCGGAGTCCAATCTGAAGCTCGGTTCCGGTATCGCCGACGTGGCCCAATGGCAGGCGCGTGGCATTCCCTTTGGTATCGGCACCGACGGTGCCGCCAGTAACAACGACCTCGACCTCTTTGGCGAGTTGCGTACAGCCGCACTCCTGGCCAAAGGCCGGGACGGCGATACGATGGCTCTGGCGGCGGCAGTGGCCCTGGAGGCGGCTACCCTGGGCGGGGCCATGGCCTGTGGCTGGGGCGATAGTATCGGCAGCCTGGAAATCGGCAAGTTGGCGGACTGCATTGCCGTGGACCTCGATCACCCGGCCACCCAACCGCTGTACGATCCCATATCCCAGCTGGTCTACTGCGCCGGACGCGATCAGGTGAGCCACGTGTGGGTGAATGGCGAATTGCTGGTGAACGAGGGCAGATGGACGCGGCTGGACTGGCCGGGTCTCAGGGCACAGGCACAGACATGGGCGCGGCGTATCGCTGCAAAGGATCGGCAGGCGTGA
- a CDS encoding lytic murein transglycosylase, whose product MYSTAEDPRGGSAAGHDSWRRWMSAGVLAGILTLSGCATQVNSSAPAAPIAASVATAAVPAAPAHDTAQSSAAELAPASAYCPADLRFPGFPERYQDDLRSFACILQQHYGLPAALVIPALQSAHYDSRAVSLMSPPPPSSVPQAPLPWWRYRERFLSAQRLDSGVRFWREHRRILEDVAEKYGVPPPILLGILNIETGFGSFMGNFPVLDANLSLSLALKPRRAFFLAQTAETLKLAEKLGRPVSALRGSPAGAMGMSQFLASSYLKYGVVWNDPPGEGLPNLWQSVPDVLASTANFFRAHGWQPGQPVLVPALISRGSAPETSTRPDYTLAQLARLGVYPERGHALLPADTRVGLLRLEGRTGPHYYLAYPNFYAIMGYNPSVYYSATVWAYAEALGRIRG is encoded by the coding sequence ATGTACTCAACCGCTGAAGACCCCCGCGGCGGCAGCGCCGCTGGCCACGATTCCTGGCGTCGGTGGATGTCCGCTGGCGTTCTGGCCGGTATCCTGACCCTGTCGGGATGTGCAACACAGGTCAACTCCAGCGCACCGGCGGCACCAATCGCGGCATCGGTAGCGACCGCGGCTGTGCCCGCTGCACCCGCCCACGACACTGCCCAGTCCAGCGCCGCAGAGCTCGCGCCGGCATCGGCCTACTGTCCGGCGGATCTGCGCTTCCCGGGCTTTCCCGAGCGCTATCAGGACGACCTGCGCAGCTTTGCCTGCATCCTCCAACAGCATTACGGTCTGCCGGCCGCGCTGGTCATTCCGGCCCTGCAGAGCGCTCACTATGACTCGCGGGCCGTGAGTTTGATGAGCCCGCCACCGCCCAGCAGCGTTCCCCAAGCGCCGCTGCCCTGGTGGCGCTACCGCGAACGCTTCCTGAGCGCGCAACGCCTCGACAGCGGCGTGCGCTTTTGGCGCGAGCACCGCCGTATTCTGGAGGACGTAGCGGAAAAATACGGGGTTCCACCGCCCATTCTCCTGGGCATCCTCAACATCGAGACCGGATTTGGATCCTTCATGGGCAATTTTCCGGTGCTGGATGCCAATCTCAGTCTCAGCCTGGCCCTGAAGCCCCGCCGTGCCTTCTTTCTGGCGCAGACCGCAGAGACCCTGAAACTCGCTGAAAAACTGGGCCGTCCCGTGAGCGCGCTGCGCGGGTCGCCCGCCGGGGCCATGGGTATGTCGCAATTTCTGGCCAGCAGCTATCTGAAGTATGGCGTCGTCTGGAATGACCCTCCCGGAGAGGGTTTGCCCAATCTCTGGCAATCCGTGCCGGATGTGCTGGCCTCCACCGCTAACTTTTTCCGCGCCCACGGCTGGCAGCCGGGGCAACCGGTGCTGGTTCCGGCGCTGATTTCCCGGGGAAGCGCGCCGGAAACCTCGACACGACCGGACTACACCCTGGCCCAGCTGGCTCGCCTGGGCGTGTATCCGGAACGCGGCCACGCGCTGCTTCCGGCGGACACCCGGGTGGGTCTTTTGCGCCTCGAAGGTCGTACCGGGCCGCACTACTATCTGGCCTATCCCAATTTCTACGCCATCATGGGCTACAATCCGAGTGTGTATTACTCGGCGACGGTCTGGGCCTACGCCGAGGCCCTGGGGCGCATTCGCGGCTGA
- a CDS encoding C40 family peptidase: MVSQTAARPDWRRPDFRIGVSLALLTSAGLLLGGCATDLSGSAVSSGGYTNTLSSRGYAYRPDIQESHREATVLDTVLVNAIAQIGKPYVWGGESRAGGFDCSGLIQYVLGQAGVQVPRTAAAQAAALPAVPLSHIQKGDLLFFNTLGRPYSHVGIYIGGDQFVSALNPRAGITVQSLRNPYWSSRLDGVRRPMPPELLAMTARDSHVLNR; the protein is encoded by the coding sequence ATGGTATCACAGACCGCAGCACGGCCGGACTGGAGACGGCCGGATTTTCGTATCGGTGTATCGTTGGCGCTATTGACCAGCGCCGGGCTTCTGCTGGGAGGCTGCGCCACGGACCTTTCCGGCAGCGCCGTTTCCTCGGGCGGGTATACGAATACGCTGTCCAGCAGAGGCTACGCTTACCGGCCGGACATCCAGGAAAGTCACCGCGAGGCGACGGTGCTGGATACCGTTCTGGTCAACGCCATCGCCCAGATTGGCAAACCCTATGTCTGGGGAGGCGAGAGTCGCGCTGGTGGCTTCGATTGCAGCGGACTCATCCAGTACGTCCTGGGCCAGGCCGGGGTGCAGGTGCCGCGTACGGCAGCAGCCCAGGCGGCGGCCCTGCCGGCGGTCCCCCTGTCCCACATCCAAAAGGGCGATCTGCTGTTCTTCAACACCCTTGGGCGCCCCTACTCCCACGTAGGTATCTATATCGGCGGGGACCAGTTTGTCAGCGCCCTCAATCCGCGCGCTGGCATCACCGTTCAGAGCCTGCGTAATCCCTACTGGTCCAGTCGTCTGGACGGCGTGCGCCGGCCCATGCCACCGGAGTTGCTGGCCATGACCGCCCGGGATAGCCATGTACTCAACCGCTGA
- a CDS encoding sulfite exporter TauE/SafE family protein produces MHDWWIYPLLFGGGLVAGFVNVLAGAGSALTLPLLIFAGLSPGVANASNRIGILAENALASRRFLRKDLVEPRVGAKLALWTLPGAILGAWSSIHLGGALFQKILVVVLAFSAVTLYLPPDLARRLHSLPQNHPRGIYPAMLLLGFYGGFIQAGIGFLFIFVLRAFLDLPLPKINAHKTFIIATYTLPSLLVFLWLGQVDWLLGGCVGAGAILGAHFSSGLTLGRHGEMWIKIVVTVVILAMGVRLWFF; encoded by the coding sequence ATGCACGACTGGTGGATATACCCTCTGCTCTTTGGCGGCGGCCTCGTGGCGGGTTTTGTCAACGTCCTCGCTGGTGCCGGCTCGGCGCTCACCCTGCCCCTCCTGATCTTTGCAGGGCTGAGCCCGGGGGTCGCCAATGCCAGCAATCGCATCGGTATCCTGGCGGAAAACGCCTTGGCCAGTCGCCGCTTTCTGCGAAAAGACCTGGTGGAACCGCGCGTTGGCGCCAAACTCGCGCTGTGGACCTTGCCGGGAGCCATCCTCGGCGCCTGGTCCAGCATCCATCTGGGCGGGGCCCTGTTCCAGAAGATCCTGGTCGTGGTGCTGGCTTTCAGCGCCGTCACCCTCTACCTGCCGCCGGATCTGGCACGCCGGCTGCACAGCTTGCCGCAGAACCACCCGCGGGGCATCTACCCGGCCATGTTGCTGCTGGGCTTCTACGGAGGATTCATTCAGGCGGGCATCGGTTTTCTCTTCATTTTCGTCCTGCGCGCCTTTCTCGACCTGCCTTTGCCGAAGATCAACGCGCACAAGACCTTCATCATCGCTACCTATACCCTTCCCTCTCTGCTCGTGTTCCTGTGGCTTGGCCAAGTGGACTGGCTACTGGGCGGCTGCGTCGGCGCCGGCGCCATCCTTGGCGCGCACTTCTCCAGCGGATTGACCCTGGGTCGGCACGGCGAGATGTGGATCAAGATCGTGGTGACGGTGGTGATCCTCGCCATGGGCGTCCGCCTGTGGTTTTTCTGA
- a CDS encoding pirin family protein — translation MEGNAHTAVGSQGVGRPIESLHPGRVTKDGAGVVLTRLLESGLQRRLDPFLMLDLFGSDVPEDYLAGFPTHPHRGFETITYMLTGRMRHADSAGHSGVIESGGMQWMTAGRGILHSEMPEQESGRMAGLQLWLNLPARDKDTPPWYRDFRAEELPRWREPGGAYDVVVLAGRYRHLQGPVARPTTDPYLLDLRWQDAADIFVELPTTHVAFAVPYQGTVSAQGKVIPTAHLGIFADDPENRGVLLSGEAGSAALMVAGQPLREPIVQYGPFVLNSDEAIRETLRGCGKNP, via the coding sequence ATGGAAGGGAATGCGCACACGGCCGTTGGATCGCAGGGGGTCGGGCGCCCTATAGAATCCCTGCACCCCGGTCGGGTGACCAAGGACGGTGCCGGTGTGGTTCTGACGCGCCTTTTGGAGTCTGGCTTGCAGCGCCGGCTCGATCCTTTCCTGATGCTCGACCTTTTCGGCAGCGATGTGCCCGAGGACTATCTCGCGGGTTTCCCCACCCACCCCCACCGGGGCTTCGAGACCATTACCTATATGCTGACGGGGCGCATGCGCCACGCGGACAGTGCCGGTCACAGTGGGGTCATCGAAAGTGGCGGCATGCAGTGGATGACGGCGGGTCGCGGCATCCTGCACTCCGAGATGCCGGAGCAGGAAAGCGGGCGGATGGCGGGTCTGCAACTCTGGCTGAATCTGCCCGCGCGGGACAAGGACACCCCGCCCTGGTACCGGGACTTCCGGGCCGAGGAGCTACCCCGCTGGCGGGAACCCGGCGGGGCCTATGACGTGGTGGTGTTGGCGGGCCGCTATCGTCACCTGCAAGGTCCCGTCGCCCGTCCCACGACGGACCCTTACCTTCTGGACCTGCGCTGGCAGGATGCAGCGGATATTTTCGTGGAACTTCCGACTACCCACGTGGCCTTCGCGGTTCCCTACCAGGGCACGGTGTCGGCGCAGGGGAAGGTGATACCGACGGCGCACCTAGGGATTTTCGCGGACGATCCCGAAAATCGCGGCGTCCTGCTGAGCGGCGAGGCCGGTAGCGCTGCCTTGATGGTTGCCGGTCAGCCGCTGCGCGAACCCATCGTCCAATATGGCCCCTTCGTGCTCAACAGTGACGAGGCGATTCGCGAGACCCTAAGAGGATGCGGAAAAAATCCGTAG
- a CDS encoding IS5 family transposase, whose product MRGAKVETQGLFSYVSPEQRVPQDHPLRAIRAIVDRSLAEMDSHFSTMYSTYGRPSIPPEFLLRALLLQVFYSIRSERQLIEQLNYNLLFRWFVGLGMDDDVWVPTVFSKNRDRLLDHGTVREFFRSVLEQARGQNLLSEEHFSVDGTLLEAWASQKSFRPKDPEDREGDGSDFRGQTRSNETHASVTDPDARLYKKAPGEASRLAYLGHVLMDNRHGLIAGEQVTTADGTAEVDAAVQLVDDLGGNQRITLGADKGYDRHGFVQNLRDRNVTPHVARKRKGSAIDARTTRHWGYAMSIHVRRRIESIFGWMKTVGGMRKTRFRGLERVGLHFSLVTVAYNLVRMVRLGVA is encoded by the coding sequence ATGCGTGGAGCGAAGGTAGAGACCCAAGGGTTGTTCAGCTACGTTTCCCCGGAGCAACGGGTGCCCCAAGACCATCCGCTGAGAGCGATCCGGGCTATCGTGGATCGCTCCCTGGCGGAGATGGATAGCCACTTCAGCACGATGTACTCGACCTACGGTCGCCCCTCCATTCCACCGGAGTTTCTCCTGCGGGCGCTACTGCTGCAGGTGTTTTACAGCATCCGCTCGGAACGGCAGCTGATAGAGCAACTCAACTACAACCTGCTGTTCCGTTGGTTTGTCGGTTTGGGAATGGACGACGACGTCTGGGTGCCCACGGTCTTCAGCAAGAATCGGGATCGATTGCTGGATCACGGGACGGTGCGGGAATTCTTCCGATCCGTACTGGAACAGGCCCGCGGCCAGAATCTGCTCTCCGAAGAGCATTTCTCCGTCGATGGCACCCTGCTGGAAGCTTGGGCTTCGCAGAAGTCTTTCCGGCCGAAAGATCCTGAGGACCGTGAGGGCGATGGTTCCGATTTCCGCGGCCAGACGCGCAGTAACGAGACGCACGCCTCGGTGACCGACCCCGATGCCCGGCTCTACAAAAAGGCGCCCGGCGAAGCTTCCCGCTTGGCCTATCTTGGGCATGTGCTCATGGACAATCGCCACGGGCTCATTGCCGGAGAGCAGGTCACCACCGCCGACGGCACGGCGGAAGTCGACGCCGCCGTCCAACTCGTGGACGATCTGGGCGGGAACCAGCGCATCACCCTCGGTGCCGACAAGGGCTATGACCGCCACGGCTTCGTCCAGAATCTCCGGGATCGGAATGTGACCCCTCATGTAGCCCGCAAGCGGAAAGGCTCGGCCATCGATGCCCGGACTACTCGCCACTGGGGCTATGCCATGAGCATCCACGTCCGGCGGCGGATAGAATCCATCTTCGGCTGGATGAAGACGGTGGGAGGGATGCGGAAAACCCGATTCCGTGGCTTGGAACGGGTCGGTCTGCACTTTTCCTTGGTCACTGTCGCCTACAACCTGGTCCGCATGGTGCGATTGGGGGTGGCCTGA
- the ppk2 gene encoding polyphosphate kinase 2, producing the protein MQRNRPDELSSNPQELLNAEMPSSGPEAPRPMNAGDLPPDLDAEGIGEFVIADAVEMAQEHQTAVLADQLRRAGATRIDADTLAQAAQAAASDLSADDLEYAERRLREPEDRVDDTLNPGWRHGQYPYRYRMTRRQYERQKYGLQVELLKLQAWVKQTGQRVIVVFEGRDAAGKGGTIKRFMEHLNPRGARVVALEKPSEKERGQWYFQRYVEQLPTAGEMVFFDRSWYNRAGVERVMGFCSELEYQEFMRQAPEFERHLVYSGIFLIKFWFSVTREEQRRRFEERKRHPLKQWKLSPMDLASMDRWDAYTQAKETMFFHTDTAYAPWTVVKSDDKKRARLNAMRHLLQTLPYDDKDVVAIGEVDPLIVSRAAVRYGQVHPQDLNPFQVGTTPSADASASALESS; encoded by the coding sequence ATGCAGCGCAATCGTCCCGATGAACTTTCCAGCAACCCCCAAGAGCTGCTGAACGCGGAGATGCCGTCCTCAGGTCCGGAAGCGCCTCGGCCCATGAACGCGGGGGATCTGCCGCCGGACCTCGATGCCGAGGGCATCGGCGAGTTTGTCATTGCCGACGCCGTGGAGATGGCGCAGGAGCACCAGACGGCGGTTCTGGCCGACCAATTACGGCGCGCGGGAGCAACCCGGATCGATGCCGATACCCTGGCCCAGGCCGCTCAGGCCGCCGCCTCGGACCTCAGTGCCGACGACCTGGAGTATGCCGAGCGGCGCCTGCGTGAGCCCGAGGACCGCGTCGACGATACCCTGAATCCCGGTTGGCGGCACGGTCAGTATCCCTACCGGTACCGCATGACACGCCGCCAATACGAGCGCCAGAAATATGGCCTGCAAGTGGAATTGCTCAAGCTTCAGGCCTGGGTCAAGCAGACGGGACAGCGGGTGATCGTGGTTTTCGAGGGTCGCGACGCCGCCGGCAAGGGTGGCACCATCAAGCGCTTCATGGAGCACCTCAATCCCCGTGGGGCGCGGGTCGTGGCCCTGGAAAAACCCTCGGAAAAAGAGCGCGGACAATGGTACTTCCAGCGTTATGTGGAGCAATTGCCCACCGCCGGTGAAATGGTATTCTTCGACCGCTCCTGGTACAACCGGGCCGGCGTGGAAAGGGTCATGGGTTTCTGCAGCGAATTGGAATATCAGGAATTCATGCGCCAAGCTCCGGAATTCGAGCGCCACCTCGTCTATAGCGGTATCTTTCTCATCAAATTCTGGTTTTCCGTGACCCGTGAAGAGCAGAGGCGCCGCTTTGAGGAGCGTAAGCGGCATCCTTTGAAGCAGTGGAAATTATCGCCCATGGATCTGGCCTCCATGGATCGCTGGGACGCCTACACCCAGGCCAAGGAGACCATGTTTTTCCACACCGATACGGCCTATGCTCCCTGGACGGTGGTCAAGTCCGACGACAAGAAGCGGGCGCGCCTGAATGCCATGCGGCATCTGCTCCAGACCTTACCCTACGACGACAAGGACGTCGTCGCCATCGGTGAGGTCGACCCGCTCATCGTCAGTCGTGCTGCCGTTCGCTATGGACAGGTGCACCCACAGGATCTGAATCCCTTTCAGGTGGGCACGACGCCGTCTGCGGACGCCAGCGCGAGCGCGCTGGAATCTTCGTGA
- a CDS encoding NAD-dependent epimerase/dehydratase family protein — translation MSKRVLILGGDGFCGWPTSLHLSAQGHEVHIVDNLVRRRQDEELGVQSLTPIRPLSERLKAWQEHSGREIAFTALDIAHDYGQLRDLLAQWRPEAIVHFAEQRSAPYSMKSPRHKLYTVDNNLNATHNVLCAMVEVGLETDCHLVHLGTMGVYGYKTSRFKLPEGYQKIRLLSPDGNDSVETEILYPPDPGSIYHMTKTQDQLFFYYYNKNDGLRITDLHQGIVWGTETPETCCDERLINRFDYDGDFGTVLNRFVMQAAVGHPLTVHGTGGQTRAFIHIRDTVRCIELAIAHPPAPGERVRVFNQTTETHRIRDLARLIHELTGAPIDFVDNPRKEQDENELKVENQGLQNLGLAPITLSAGLLAEVSEVAARYRHRCDLTKIPARSRWRPQTASCPPERDSDPVGAPVHSERQHD, via the coding sequence TTGAGTAAACGGGTTTTGATTCTGGGTGGGGATGGCTTCTGTGGCTGGCCCACCAGCCTGCACCTTTCGGCCCAGGGCCATGAGGTCCACATCGTCGATAACCTGGTTCGCCGGCGGCAGGATGAGGAACTGGGGGTGCAGTCCCTTACCCCCATTCGGCCCCTCAGCGAGCGACTCAAGGCCTGGCAGGAGCACAGTGGGCGGGAGATCGCCTTCACTGCCCTGGACATCGCCCACGACTATGGGCAGTTGCGCGATCTGCTGGCCCAATGGCGACCCGAGGCCATCGTCCACTTTGCGGAGCAGCGCTCGGCGCCCTACTCCATGAAGTCGCCGCGCCACAAACTCTACACCGTGGACAACAATCTGAACGCCACCCACAACGTCCTCTGTGCCATGGTGGAGGTGGGTCTGGAGACGGATTGCCATCTGGTACACCTGGGCACCATGGGCGTCTATGGGTACAAGACCTCGCGCTTCAAGTTACCCGAGGGCTATCAGAAGATCCGGCTGCTCTCGCCCGATGGTAACGACAGCGTCGAGACCGAGATTCTGTATCCGCCGGATCCGGGCTCCATCTACCACATGACCAAGACCCAGGATCAGCTCTTTTTCTACTACTACAACAAAAACGACGGCTTGCGCATCACCGACCTGCACCAGGGAATCGTCTGGGGCACGGAAACACCCGAAACCTGCTGCGACGAACGGCTCATCAACCGCTTCGATTACGACGGCGATTTTGGCACCGTGCTCAATCGCTTCGTCATGCAGGCGGCGGTGGGCCACCCCCTGACGGTGCACGGCACCGGTGGGCAGACGCGTGCCTTCATCCACATCCGCGATACGGTGCGCTGCATCGAACTGGCCATCGCCCACCCGCCGGCACCGGGTGAGCGCGTGCGCGTTTTCAACCAGACCACGGAAACCCACCGCATCCGCGATCTTGCCCGGTTGATCCACGAACTCACGGGCGCACCCATCGACTTTGTGGACAATCCGCGCAAGGAACAGGACGAGAACGAACTGAAGGTGGAAAATCAGGGCCTGCAGAACCTTGGGCTGGCACCCATCACCCTATCCGCCGGGCTACTGGCGGAGGTGTCCGAAGTCGCTGCCCGCTACCGTCATCGCTGCGATCTCACGAAGATTCCAGCGCGCTCGCGCTGGCGTCCGCAGACGGCGTCGTGCCCACCTGAAAGGGATTCAGATCCTGTGGGTGCACCTGTCCATAGCGAACGGCAGCACGACTGA